Proteins from a genomic interval of Desulfurobacterium sp. TC5-1:
- a CDS encoding phenylacetate--CoA ligase, with protein MFQRYLETLPREIIEKVQLERLRKTIRRIKEKNRLYWEKIGRVEPEDIKTLEDLKRLPFLTKEDLRKGYPFGFACGGQKDFVRFHMSSGTTGTPVVNPYTPADVDQWGEVMARCLAAAGLTFSDVLQITPSFGLFNGGFGFHYGAEKIGCFVVPIGPGRTLLQLKFFKDFNTTALAGIASYPLRIIEVAKEEGFDFSETSLRVGIFGAEVWSEEMRRYIEKEMGIEAFDIIGMTETGGVGLGIECNYHNGIHVWEDHYIVEIIDPETGEVLPDGEEGEMVVTTLTREGLPLIRYRTRDITKIVSRERCECGRTHLKVARIKGRTDDMLKVKGVCFYPRQVEEIVMKYPEILPDYQIIIGKVEGKDTVQLIIEAERQDEYLKERIEEEIYSTLGLHIEVTLKRKGEIPRAPGKAVRVKREN; from the coding sequence ATGTTTCAGCGTTATCTTGAAACTTTGCCAAGAGAAATCATTGAAAAGGTGCAACTTGAGAGATTGAGGAAAACAATTAGAAGGATAAAGGAAAAGAATAGGCTCTACTGGGAAAAGATAGGAAGAGTGGAGCCTGAAGATATAAAAACACTTGAGGATTTAAAAAGGTTGCCGTTTCTCACAAAGGAGGATTTGAGGAAGGGTTATCCTTTTGGTTTTGCCTGTGGCGGACAAAAAGATTTTGTCCGTTTTCACATGTCTTCCGGAACGACCGGTACACCTGTTGTGAACCCTTACACACCTGCCGATGTTGATCAGTGGGGAGAGGTAATGGCACGTTGCCTTGCCGCAGCGGGTTTAACATTTTCAGATGTTTTACAGATAACACCCTCTTTTGGTCTCTTTAACGGAGGATTTGGCTTTCACTATGGTGCGGAAAAGATAGGATGTTTTGTTGTTCCAATAGGTCCCGGTAGAACGTTGCTACAACTAAAGTTCTTTAAAGATTTTAACACCACCGCTCTTGCAGGTATAGCATCTTATCCATTAAGGATTATAGAAGTTGCAAAAGAGGAAGGTTTTGACTTTTCCGAGACCTCTTTGAGAGTTGGAATATTTGGAGCCGAGGTCTGGAGTGAAGAGATGCGGCGTTATATAGAAAAAGAAATGGGGATAGAGGCATTTGACATCATAGGTATGACAGAAACCGGCGGTGTTGGACTTGGCATAGAATGTAACTACCACAACGGTATCCATGTCTGGGAAGATCACTACATTGTTGAAATAATAGATCCGGAAACAGGTGAAGTTCTTCCGGACGGTGAAGAGGGTGAAATGGTTGTTACCACTCTCACAAGGGAAGGATTGCCGCTAATAAGGTATAGAACAAGAGACATAACTAAAATAGTTTCAAGGGAGCGTTGTGAATGTGGCAGAACGCACCTTAAGGTTGCAAGGATAAAGGGAAGAACAGACGATATGTTAAAGGTGAAGGGGGTGTGTTTCTATCCGAGGCAGGTTGAAGAGATAGTTATGAAGTATCCTGAAATCCTTCCAGATTATCAAATCATTATAGGTAAGGTTGAGGGGAAAGATACGGTTCAGCTTATTATTGAAGCAGAAAGGCAGGATGAATATCTGAAAGAGCGGATAGAAGAGGAGATATACAGCACTCTGGGACTTCATATAGAGGTAACTTTAAAAAGAAAGGGAGAAATTCCAAGAGCACCCGGAAAGGCAGTTAGGGTGAAAAGAGAGAACTAA
- a CDS encoding ArsA family ATPase, producing the protein MKRTFFFTGKGGVGKTTISSMFAVFFAKRGFRTLLVSLDPAHNLFDVFKTKPSKEPTQVLENLYIYEADPEKYKRQFLSNVKEELERSFRYLTAFNLEHYFKTIEKSPILIEQSMATAFEYLTERRYNLFVFDMPPSALSYRFFSLPENSLVWLENLISLRKKINDKREIIIRIKKESLEDDPVIKKLLNLKERYKRLKEKFENATIYIVKNPDRISTVEAERVKEWLKELKLNVKILENRGKDIPEMAAEIHTGKLPPEVESAFSSLFSP; encoded by the coding sequence ATGAAAAGAACGTTCTTCTTTACAGGAAAAGGTGGTGTAGGAAAAACAACTATATCTTCTATGTTCGCCGTCTTCTTTGCAAAAAGAGGCTTCAGAACACTCCTTGTGTCTCTTGACCCTGCCCACAACCTGTTTGACGTTTTTAAAACAAAACCATCTAAAGAACCCACACAAGTTTTAGAAAATCTCTATATATACGAAGCCGATCCAGAAAAGTACAAACGGCAGTTCCTGTCAAATGTAAAAGAGGAATTGGAAAGGAGCTTCAGATATCTTACAGCTTTCAACCTTGAACACTACTTTAAAACGATAGAAAAATCGCCCATCCTCATTGAACAGTCAATGGCCACTGCATTTGAATACCTCACGGAAAGAAGATACAACCTTTTCGTCTTTGACATGCCACCGTCCGCTCTCTCGTACCGTTTCTTTTCCCTTCCTGAAAATTCCCTTGTATGGCTTGAAAACCTGATTTCCTTAAGGAAAAAAATTAACGACAAGAGAGAAATCATCATCCGCATAAAAAAGGAATCATTGGAAGATGATCCCGTTATCAAAAAACTTTTAAACTTAAAAGAGAGATATAAAAGGCTGAAAGAGAAATTTGAAAATGCAACCATTTACATTGTTAAAAATCCGGACAGAATATCCACAGTGGAAGCAGAAAGAGTTAAAGAGTGGCTGAAAGAACTGAAATTAAACGTAAAGATATTGGAGAATAGAGGAAAAGATATTCCAGAAATGGCAGCAGAAATCCACACCGGGAAACTGCCGCCAGAAGTTGAAAGTGCTTTTAGTTCTCTCTTTTCACCCTAA
- a CDS encoding amino acid-binding protein yields MKGKYAVKQISIFLENRKGRLSDVAKTLSLADINIRALFLADSSEFGILRLVVNNPEKAKAVLLADNFAATETEVFAVEVEDKPGGFYNVVKVLAENDIDVEYTYAYAGSSSKAILFFKVKDALFEKAVKVLEESGAKLLEAASVYK; encoded by the coding sequence ATGAAGGGCAAATACGCTGTTAAGCAGATATCAATATTTCTTGAAAACAGAAAAGGAAGACTATCAGACGTAGCCAAAACTCTTTCACTTGCAGATATAAACATCCGTGCCCTATTTTTAGCCGACTCTTCAGAATTTGGAATTTTAAGGTTAGTTGTAAACAACCCTGAAAAGGCAAAAGCCGTTCTTTTGGCCGATAACTTCGCTGCCACAGAAACTGAAGTATTCGCGGTAGAAGTTGAAGACAAACCCGGTGGATTCTACAACGTCGTAAAAGTTTTAGCGGAAAATGACATAGATGTAGAATATACCTACGCGTACGCGGGCTCTTCCTCAAAAGCCATCCTCTTTTTTAAAGTCAAAGATGCTCTATTTGAAAAGGCGGTAAAAGTTCTTGAAGAAAGCGGCGCAAAACTCCTTGAAGCCGCTTCAGTCTATAAATAA
- a CDS encoding phenylacetate--CoA ligase, translating into MSLKRKDYMARETLEALQLKRLRETVERAYYLVPFYRKKFDEAGVSLEDIQTLEDMKRLPFTVKQDLRDNYPFGLFAVPMEQIVRIHSSSGTTGKPTVVGYTEHDMKVWQEVMIRTYLMADVNEKDIIHNAYGYGLFTGGLGFHDAAEALGATVVPASGGFTKRQLMLMKDFGATILCCTPSFALHLAEVAKEEGYDLQKDFKLRAGFFGAEPASEGLKKTVAETWGIRYVEAYGLSEIIGPGVAATCEYGHLHIFEDHFIPEIIDPNTGEVLPDGEEGELVLTTITKQALPMIRYRTKDITVIHREPCPCGRTILYIENIKGRSDDMLIVNGVNVFPSQVEHVITQIEGLTPNYVIVVDKKGVLDKLEVWIEVDEKLLKDGVGSLDSLKKKIEEDMLNSLFINAKVKLVEPKTLERSMGKAKRVIDRRELNI; encoded by the coding sequence ATGTCCTTAAAGAGAAAAGATTACATGGCACGAGAAACTCTTGAAGCACTTCAACTTAAAAGGCTCCGGGAAACCGTTGAAAGAGCCTATTACTTGGTTCCTTTTTACAGAAAAAAATTTGATGAAGCTGGAGTAAGCCTGGAAGACATACAAACCCTCGAGGACATGAAAAGGCTTCCATTCACTGTAAAACAGGATCTAAGAGATAACTATCCTTTCGGGCTCTTTGCCGTTCCAATGGAACAGATAGTAAGAATACACTCTTCATCTGGAACGACTGGAAAACCAACAGTTGTAGGATACACAGAACACGATATGAAAGTTTGGCAGGAAGTAATGATAAGAACCTACCTTATGGCTGACGTTAATGAGAAAGATATTATCCATAACGCCTACGGCTACGGCCTCTTCACAGGCGGACTTGGATTTCACGATGCTGCAGAGGCTCTCGGCGCAACCGTTGTTCCAGCAAGTGGTGGGTTTACTAAAAGACAACTTATGCTTATGAAAGATTTCGGTGCGACAATACTCTGCTGTACTCCTTCTTTCGCACTCCACCTTGCAGAAGTGGCTAAGGAAGAGGGATACGATTTACAAAAAGATTTTAAACTAAGAGCCGGCTTTTTTGGAGCTGAACCGGCATCTGAGGGACTCAAAAAAACCGTCGCAGAAACGTGGGGAATAAGGTACGTAGAAGCATACGGACTGTCAGAAATAATAGGCCCCGGAGTGGCTGCTACATGTGAATACGGACACCTCCATATATTTGAAGACCATTTTATCCCCGAGATTATTGACCCTAACACGGGTGAAGTCCTCCCGGACGGGGAGGAGGGTGAACTTGTCCTTACAACCATAACAAAACAAGCTTTACCGATGATACGCTACAGAACAAAAGATATAACGGTTATCCATAGAGAACCGTGCCCCTGTGGAAGAACGATACTCTACATTGAAAACATAAAGGGTCGTTCCGATGACATGCTTATAGTTAACGGTGTCAACGTATTCCCATCACAGGTTGAACACGTTATAACTCAGATAGAAGGGCTAACTCCGAACTACGTAATCGTCGTTGATAAAAAAGGGGTCCTTGACAAACTGGAAGTCTGGATAGAAGTAGATGAAAAACTTCTAAAAGATGGAGTGGGAAGCCTCGATTCTCTCAAGAAAAAAATAGAAGAAGACATGTTGAACAGCTTATTCATCAATGCAAAAGTCAAATTGGTTGAACCGAAAACACTCGAAAGAAGCATGGGAAAAGCCAAAAGAGTCATCGATAGAAGAGAATTAAACATTTAA
- a CDS encoding DEAD/DEAH box helicase, which yields MAFSFENLSKDIQASLKDMGFKEPTPIQKEAIPVAMEGCDIVGQAQTGTGKTAAFGIPIIERLNRPKGVKALILVPTRELAIQVSGELSSIGKRRKIGIYPIYGGVPIGRQISLLNKGRCNVIVGTPGRVKDLIDRGVLDLSNVEIVVLDEADQTLDMGFIEDIEYILKKTPIERQTMLFSATLPNEIKKLISRYLKSSYKTVKVGKSVITPKVNQKILFVKSDDRLKALIKLLKENRNETTIVFVKTRRDAADLERRLQEKGIDAKAIHGNLTQRQRENVMNAFRKGKVRVLVATDVAARGIDVKDVGMVINYELPENPEIYVHRIGRTGRAGREGIAISLVADSEKNRLYRIKGLSRVRKEKFKGITVEDLKREIHSARIKPLYVKMAKDLLKNREEETKIVAFLLEKLLS from the coding sequence ATGGCTTTTTCATTCGAAAACTTAAGTAAAGACATTCAAGCTTCACTTAAAGATATGGGATTTAAAGAACCTACTCCCATACAGAAAGAAGCAATCCCGGTAGCCATGGAAGGTTGTGATATTGTCGGCCAGGCACAAACAGGAACAGGAAAAACCGCAGCCTTCGGCATTCCTATAATAGAAAGACTCAACAGGCCAAAAGGCGTCAAAGCACTAATCCTGGTCCCCACAAGAGAACTCGCAATTCAGGTTTCCGGTGAATTATCTTCCATAGGAAAGAGGAGAAAAATCGGAATCTATCCCATATATGGTGGCGTACCTATAGGAAGACAGATATCTCTCCTTAACAAAGGAAGATGCAATGTAATTGTTGGAACACCGGGAAGAGTAAAAGACCTTATCGACAGAGGCGTTTTAGACCTTTCAAATGTTGAAATTGTGGTTCTTGACGAAGCTGACCAAACGCTCGACATGGGATTCATTGAAGATATTGAGTACATTCTCAAAAAAACACCTATAGAAAGACAAACTATGCTCTTTTCAGCAACATTGCCAAATGAAATAAAGAAACTTATTTCCCGCTACCTTAAAAGCAGCTATAAAACGGTAAAAGTTGGAAAGTCAGTAATAACGCCCAAAGTAAACCAAAAAATCCTGTTTGTAAAAAGCGATGATAGGCTGAAAGCCTTAATAAAACTTCTAAAAGAGAACAGAAACGAAACTACTATAGTCTTTGTAAAAACAAGACGGGACGCGGCTGATCTTGAAAGAAGACTTCAAGAAAAAGGTATCGACGCAAAAGCAATTCATGGCAATCTGACACAACGTCAAAGGGAAAATGTAATGAACGCTTTCCGGAAAGGTAAGGTAAGGGTTTTAGTCGCAACCGATGTGGCAGCAAGAGGTATAGATGTCAAAGATGTAGGAATGGTTATTAATTACGAACTGCCCGAAAATCCTGAAATTTATGTTCACAGAATTGGAAGAACAGGAAGAGCGGGGAGAGAAGGTATAGCTATTAGTCTTGTTGCTGACAGCGAAAAAAACCGTCTATACAGAATTAAAGGCCTCAGCAGGGTAAGAAAAGAAAAATTCAAAGGAATAACCGTTGAGGACCTCAAGAGAGAGATTCATTCCGCAAGGATAAAACCCCTTTACGTAAAAATGGCCAAAGATCTGCTGAAAAACAGAGAAGAGGAAACCAAAATAGTCGCCTTTCTTCTCGAAAAACTTTTATCTTAA
- a CDS encoding cold shock domain-containing protein, with amino-acid sequence MEKLTGTVKWFDSKKGYGFITADNGQDVFVHYTGIAGEGFKTLEEGERVTFNITETDKGLKAVDVERE; translated from the coding sequence ATGGAGAAGCTTACAGGAACAGTTAAATGGTTTGACTCAAAGAAAGGATACGGCTTCATTACAGCCGACAATGGACAGGATGTATTCGTCCACTACACAGGTATAGCCGGTGAGGGCTTCAAAACCCTTGAAGAGGGTGAAAGAGTTACTTTTAACATTACAGAAACAGACAAAGGTCTGAAAGCTGTCGACGTAGAAAGAGAATAA
- a CDS encoding carbon starvation protein A, with protein MDALLLMLIVFVGYIIAYNVYGKYVGYKIFELATGKPVPSKVYEDGIDFVPTKKEIIFGHHYTSIAGTGPIVGPAIAVIWGWLPAILWVFFGSILMGAVHDFGALIISMRNKGKSISEFAGKYISKRTKYLFFAIVFLELWIVIAIFGLVIAIIFNMFPQSVFPVWMEIPIAMTLGYLVYKKGKSVGILSIIALILMYVTVIMGVYMPFKLGSVAGIPPTGVWTIILLIYAFIASVLPVTMLLQPRDYINSHELLVAILLLVFGIVASAFTGKLSIVAPTYQAHPPQAPPLWPFLFITIACGAISGFHSLVSSGTSSKQVADEPDALFVGFGSMLMEGVLATLVIIAVVAGIGMGYFHNGKLLTGHAAWLTHYSSWTAAKGLGSKLGAFINGSANMIESLGIPVSWAIAIMGVFVASFAGTTLDTATRIQRYVVSEIFSDIGLTIFKNRYVATLFAVLSAAFLAFATGASGKGALTLWPLFGAVNQTLAGLALIVITIYLKYKGGLKWIIAGIPAVFMITVTLWASIMNEINFIKAGNYLLITVNTVILLIVLTIIFEGVKTFFSIKEGTPEPIDEEMEA; from the coding sequence GTGGATGCTCTACTTCTCATGCTGATTGTTTTCGTGGGTTACATTATAGCCTACAATGTCTATGGCAAATATGTGGGTTACAAGATCTTTGAACTTGCAACCGGCAAGCCGGTTCCATCTAAAGTATATGAAGACGGGATTGACTTTGTTCCAACAAAAAAAGAAATAATCTTTGGACATCATTACACATCCATTGCAGGTACAGGTCCTATAGTTGGACCAGCAATAGCTGTAATCTGGGGATGGCTTCCGGCAATTCTCTGGGTATTCTTCGGAAGCATACTTATGGGAGCTGTCCACGATTTTGGCGCTCTCATAATATCTATGAGAAACAAAGGAAAATCCATCTCTGAATTTGCAGGAAAATACATAAGCAAAAGAACAAAATACCTGTTTTTTGCCATTGTCTTCCTCGAACTGTGGATAGTTATCGCTATCTTTGGTCTGGTGATTGCCATTATATTTAACATGTTCCCTCAATCTGTCTTCCCGGTATGGATGGAAATCCCAATAGCGATGACTCTTGGATACTTAGTTTACAAGAAGGGGAAAAGCGTTGGTATCCTTTCAATAATTGCCCTCATTCTTATGTACGTAACCGTCATCATGGGCGTCTATATGCCGTTTAAACTCGGCTCTGTAGCCGGCATACCACCAACAGGTGTCTGGACAATCATTCTTCTTATCTATGCATTCATCGCCTCTGTTCTCCCGGTTACAATGCTCTTACAACCAAGGGACTACATAAATTCTCACGAACTTTTAGTGGCAATCTTACTTCTTGTATTTGGAATAGTAGCAAGTGCTTTTACAGGAAAACTCTCCATAGTTGCTCCAACTTATCAGGCGCATCCTCCTCAGGCACCACCGCTCTGGCCTTTTCTTTTCATCACCATTGCCTGCGGTGCAATCTCCGGATTCCACTCTTTAGTCTCTTCCGGAACATCTTCGAAGCAGGTTGCTGATGAACCAGATGCACTCTTTGTCGGATTTGGTTCAATGCTTATGGAAGGCGTCCTCGCAACACTTGTAATAATCGCCGTCGTGGCAGGAATTGGAATGGGATACTTCCACAACGGGAAACTTCTAACAGGACATGCAGCGTGGCTTACCCACTACTCATCATGGACAGCAGCTAAAGGTCTTGGTTCAAAACTTGGCGCTTTTATTAACGGTTCAGCCAATATGATAGAAAGCCTCGGAATACCTGTAAGCTGGGCAATCGCCATAATGGGTGTTTTCGTTGCGTCTTTTGCCGGAACAACACTTGACACCGCAACGAGAATTCAGAGATACGTGGTTTCAGAAATCTTCTCCGACATAGGATTAACCATCTTCAAAAACCGCTACGTTGCAACTCTTTTTGCCGTTCTATCTGCGGCTTTTTTAGCGTTTGCAACAGGTGCAAGTGGTAAAGGTGCTCTGACATTATGGCCGCTCTTTGGTGCGGTAAATCAAACACTTGCAGGACTTGCACTGATAGTCATCACTATCTACCTGAAGTACAAAGGTGGCCTTAAATGGATTATTGCCGGCATTCCGGCCGTGTTTATGATAACCGTAACGCTGTGGGCAAGTATTATGAACGAGATAAATTTCATTAAGGCAGGAAACTACCTTTTAATTACTGTAAACACTGTCATTCTTTTAATCGTCCTTACAATTATTTTTGAAGGTGTAAAAACGTTCTTCAGCATAAAAGAGGGAACACCGGAACCTATCGATGAAGAAATGGAAGCTTAA
- a CDS encoding thiamine pyrophosphate-dependent enzyme has protein sequence MKKALLGNEAIAYGLLAANVDVMAAYPGTPSSEILETYQNLIKTLNLPAVGEWSTNEKVAFETAYAAAITGKRAACGMKMVGLNVASDPLMSSAYIGNRGGFLIISADDPGFYSSQTEQDSRYFAKFARIPALDPTDPQDALKLAALGIEISEKFEIPVLLRPVLRVCHGRQIVEIPDFEFKGREGKFEREIERWAAVPRIPRFKQGIALLKKLKEIEKFNYEILIKPQLKNLKKTKHLILASGTSYGFALEVIEDNNLEIDILKIDMPTPLPVNLLKEVLSNYEQVVVFEETYPLIEEQIAPIANVKGKLTGDVFDIDEVTHERIAEGLKNTGILNKNIYTGTTFDDVPPPRKPALCPGCPHRTVFYAIKKVFGNNTIYPSDIGCYTLGLNQKAVDTILCMGASAGLAGGFSISDKTKPIVATIGDSTFLHSGIHPLINSIANKHRYILVILDNSTVAMTGLQPTPERTGDVSIEKVVEGCGVKPFILQYDGKVETTVKFFNEVKEAYRNSDVPVVAVIKEFCTFDRENVKLPGKFATVDPEKCTGCGYCMDTFGCPAFEWKDGKVTVNKYFCVGCGVCLSGVCPFNAFVEDKR, from the coding sequence ATGAAAAAAGCACTTCTTGGAAATGAAGCAATAGCCTACGGTTTGCTCGCCGCAAACGTTGATGTAATGGCAGCATACCCGGGAACACCAAGTTCTGAAATACTTGAGACATACCAAAACCTTATTAAAACACTCAATCTCCCCGCCGTTGGCGAATGGTCCACAAACGAAAAGGTGGCATTTGAAACAGCTTACGCAGCCGCGATAACGGGGAAACGGGCAGCCTGCGGCATGAAAATGGTCGGACTCAACGTAGCATCAGATCCTCTGATGAGCAGCGCATACATAGGCAACAGAGGAGGATTCCTTATCATTTCAGCCGATGACCCTGGATTTTATAGTTCTCAAACGGAGCAGGATTCCCGCTACTTTGCAAAGTTTGCAAGAATTCCAGCTCTTGACCCAACAGATCCTCAAGATGCACTAAAACTTGCCGCATTAGGTATAGAAATCTCAGAAAAGTTTGAAATTCCCGTACTTTTAAGACCCGTCTTAAGAGTCTGTCACGGAAGGCAGATTGTTGAAATACCAGATTTTGAGTTCAAGGGTAGAGAAGGAAAGTTTGAAAGAGAAATAGAAAGATGGGCTGCCGTTCCCAGAATTCCAAGATTCAAACAGGGAATAGCCCTACTTAAAAAGCTAAAAGAGATAGAAAAGTTTAACTACGAAATACTGATTAAACCACAACTTAAAAATCTTAAAAAGACAAAGCACCTGATTCTGGCCTCAGGAACATCTTACGGATTTGCATTAGAGGTAATAGAGGATAATAACCTTGAAATTGACATTCTCAAAATAGATATGCCAACGCCTCTTCCTGTAAACCTTTTAAAAGAAGTGCTTTCAAACTACGAACAGGTTGTCGTGTTTGAAGAAACCTATCCGCTTATAGAAGAGCAGATAGCACCTATCGCAAACGTTAAAGGAAAGCTTACAGGTGACGTTTTTGACATAGACGAAGTCACTCACGAGAGAATAGCCGAAGGACTTAAAAATACAGGCATACTGAACAAAAACATCTACACCGGAACAACTTTTGACGATGTTCCACCGCCGAGGAAACCTGCATTGTGCCCGGGATGTCCCCATAGAACAGTTTTCTATGCTATAAAAAAAGTTTTCGGAAACAACACCATATATCCTTCAGACATCGGCTGCTACACACTTGGTTTAAATCAGAAAGCTGTTGACACAATACTCTGCATGGGAGCTTCTGCAGGACTTGCCGGCGGATTTTCCATTTCCGACAAAACGAAACCGATTGTTGCAACAATCGGTGATTCAACATTTCTCCATTCAGGAATACATCCACTGATAAACAGCATAGCCAATAAACACAGATACATCCTTGTTATTCTTGATAACAGCACCGTAGCGATGACTGGCCTTCAGCCAACACCTGAAAGGACCGGTGACGTGAGCATTGAAAAGGTGGTTGAAGGCTGTGGCGTTAAACCATTCATTCTTCAGTATGATGGAAAGGTTGAAACAACAGTGAAATTCTTCAACGAGGTAAAAGAAGCCTACAGAAACAGCGATGTCCCTGTTGTTGCCGTGATAAAGGAATTCTGCACATTTGACAGAGAAAACGTTAAACTTCCAGGAAAGTTTGCCACTGTTGATCCGGAAAAGTGTACAGGATGTGGTTACTGTATGGACACTTTTGGTTGTCCTGCATTTGAGTGGAAAGATGGAAAAGTAACGGTAAACAAATACTTCTGCGTGGGATGCGGCGTGTGCCTGTCCGGCGTTTGTCCGTTCAACGCTTTCGTGGAGGATAAAAGATGA
- the tuf gene encoding elongation factor Tu, which produces MAKEKFERTKPHKNVGTIGHVDHGKTTLTAAITHCLALKGMAQEVSYDNIDKAPEERERGITIATAHVEYESDKYHYAHVDCPGHADYIKNMITGAAQMDGAILVVSAADGPMPQTREHVLLARQVNVPYIVVFLNKCDMVDDEELLELVELEVRELLNEYGFPGDEVPVIRGSALKALECTSPECPDCQPIYELVQALDEYVPEPVRETDKPFLMPIEDVFSISGRGTVVTGRVERGTLKVGEEVEIVGLREEPIKTVATGIEMFRKLLDEAMPGDNVGILLRGVGKDEVERGMVVAKPGSINPHKKFKAEVYILSKEEGGRHTPFFNGYQPQFYFRTTDVTGKVKLPEGVEMVMPGDNVTFEVELLKPVAIEEGLRFAIREGGRTVGAGVVTEILD; this is translated from the coding sequence ATGGCGAAAGAAAAATTTGAAAGGACGAAACCCCACAAGAACGTGGGAACGATAGGACACGTAGACCACGGTAAGACGACACTCACAGCGGCCATAACCCACTGTCTTGCACTCAAAGGGATGGCACAAGAAGTATCATACGACAACATAGACAAAGCACCGGAAGAAAGAGAGAGGGGAATCACGATAGCGACGGCCCACGTAGAATACGAATCAGACAAATACCACTACGCCCACGTAGACTGCCCTGGCCACGCAGACTACATCAAGAACATGATCACCGGTGCTGCCCAGATGGACGGAGCCATACTCGTAGTATCAGCTGCAGACGGACCGATGCCACAGACGAGAGAACACGTACTACTTGCGAGACAAGTTAACGTACCATACATAGTAGTATTTCTAAACAAATGCGACATGGTAGACGACGAAGAACTACTTGAACTGGTAGAACTTGAAGTAAGAGAACTACTCAACGAATACGGATTCCCTGGAGACGAAGTACCGGTAATCAGGGGATCAGCCCTCAAAGCACTTGAATGCACATCACCGGAATGCCCGGACTGTCAACCAATCTACGAACTCGTACAAGCCCTTGACGAATACGTACCGGAACCGGTAAGAGAAACAGACAAACCATTCCTCATGCCGATAGAAGACGTATTCTCAATCTCAGGAAGAGGAACAGTAGTAACAGGAAGAGTAGAAAGAGGAACACTCAAAGTAGGCGAAGAAGTAGAAATAGTTGGACTAAGGGAAGAACCGATCAAGACAGTAGCGACAGGAATAGAAATGTTCAGGAAACTACTTGACGAAGCCATGCCTGGCGACAACGTAGGAATACTTTTAAGAGGCGTAGGCAAAGACGAAGTAGAAAGAGGAATGGTAGTAGCCAAGCCTGGCTCAATCAACCCCCACAAGAAATTCAAGGCGGAAGTATACATACTCTCAAAAGAAGAAGGCGGAAGACACACACCATTCTTCAACGGATACCAGCCACAATTTTACTTCAGGACCACAGACGTAACAGGGAAGGTAAAGCTACCTGAAGGCGTAGAGATGGTAATGCCTGGAGACAACGTAACATTTGAAGTAGAACTACTCAAACCTGTAGCTATAGAAGAGGGACTCAGATTTGCTATCCGTGAAGGTGGTAGAACTGTAGGTGCAGGTGTTGTTACTGAAATCCTTGACTAA
- a CDS encoding 2-oxoacid:acceptor oxidoreductase family protein, whose amino-acid sequence MRYQIVLTGVGGQGTIFLVKLLARCALNRGVPFIGTETHGMAQKGGTVISYLKIGNFKAPLIGKGQADLLIGLYPTETLRFLDYLKESGSIVTNGDDSFPELNSLNVFKIDASKKAIEGEINPKSLNVFILGTALKHVKNFPFSLEEIEKGIEELNSKFAPANIEALHKGLNS is encoded by the coding sequence ATGAGATATCAGATAGTCTTAACAGGTGTAGGTGGTCAGGGAACAATATTTTTAGTTAAACTCCTCGCACGATGTGCCCTCAACAGAGGTGTTCCATTCATAGGAACAGAAACCCACGGAATGGCTCAAAAGGGGGGTACCGTCATCTCGTACCTTAAAATAGGCAACTTTAAAGCACCCTTAATAGGTAAAGGACAGGCAGATCTTCTTATAGGCCTCTATCCAACTGAAACCCTGAGATTTTTGGATTACTTAAAAGAATCCGGCTCAATAGTAACAAACGGAGACGATTCCTTCCCGGAACTTAATAGTTTAAATGTGTTTAAAATAGATGCATCAAAAAAAGCAATCGAAGGCGAGATAAACCCAAAATCTTTAAACGTATTTATCCTGGGAACTGCTCTTAAACACGTTAAAAACTTTCCTTTTTCCCTGGAAGAAATCGAAAAAGGCATAGAAGAGCTTAACTCAAAATTTGCACCGGCTAATATTGAAGCACTTCATAAAGGATTAAATTCATAA
- the rpmG gene encoding 50S ribosomal protein L33, whose product MAKKGPREIIQLACTECKRRNYSTTKNKRNTQERLELRKYCPWCNKHTLHREVK is encoded by the coding sequence ATGGCCAAGAAGGGACCTCGTGAGATAATTCAGCTTGCATGTACAGAGTGCAAGAGAAGAAACTACTCTACTACTAAAAACAAGAGAAATACTCAGGAGAGACTTGAGCTTAGAAAGTATTGCCCCTGGTGCAATAAACACACCTTGCATAGAGAAGTAAAATAG